In Bifidobacterium actinocoloniiforme DSM 22766, a genomic segment contains:
- the sufB gene encoding Fe-S cluster assembly protein SufB, with protein sequence MSQYVADRSRVNEDKIKQDDEILSQFGDYNYGWHDSDAAGEAAHKGIDEDVVRAISADKHEPEWMLERRLQGYRAFIDKPMPKWGVDLSDFDAQDFKYYVKPLDKQAQSWEDLPADIKSTYDRLGIPEAEKNRLVSGVAAQYESEVIYNSIREDLKEQGVIFMDTDTALQEHPDLFKKYFGTVIPADDNKFAALNTAAWSGGSFVYVPKGVHVDIPLQAYFRINTPNMGQFERTLIIADEGSYVHYVEGCTAPIYTTDSLHAAIVEIIVEPHARVRYTTVQNWSNNVYNLVTQRAYVREGGSMEWVDGNIGSKATMKYPACILAEPYARGETMSLGFAGQGQYQDTGAKMIHLAPHTSSTIVSKSISRNLGRAAYRGLVKIAKGAEHSSSSVVCDALLVDEYSRSDTYPHVDVREDDVTMSHEATVSKISEDQLFYLMSRGLSEEEARGMIVRGFVEPISRELPMEYALELNRLVELQMEGSVG encoded by the coding sequence ATGAGTCAGTATGTCGCTGACCGATCCCGCGTCAATGAAGATAAAATCAAGCAGGATGACGAGATCCTCTCCCAATTCGGGGATTACAACTATGGTTGGCATGACTCGGATGCCGCTGGCGAGGCCGCCCACAAGGGCATTGACGAGGACGTGGTCCGGGCCATCTCTGCGGACAAGCACGAACCCGAGTGGATGCTCGAACGTCGCTTGCAAGGGTACAGGGCTTTCATCGACAAGCCCATGCCTAAGTGGGGCGTGGACCTGAGCGATTTCGACGCCCAGGACTTCAAGTACTACGTGAAGCCGCTGGATAAGCAGGCCCAGTCTTGGGAGGACCTGCCTGCAGACATCAAGAGCACTTACGACCGTTTGGGCATCCCTGAGGCCGAGAAGAATAGGCTGGTCTCCGGCGTGGCCGCCCAGTACGAGTCCGAGGTCATCTATAACTCGATTCGTGAGGACCTGAAGGAACAAGGCGTCATCTTCATGGACACCGACACGGCCCTCCAGGAGCACCCGGACCTTTTCAAAAAGTACTTCGGCACCGTGATCCCGGCTGACGACAACAAGTTCGCCGCCCTGAACACCGCGGCATGGTCGGGCGGCTCTTTCGTCTACGTCCCCAAGGGAGTCCACGTGGACATCCCCCTCCAGGCTTACTTCCGCATCAACACGCCGAACATGGGGCAGTTCGAGCGTACGCTGATCATCGCTGACGAGGGATCGTACGTGCACTATGTAGAGGGTTGCACAGCGCCTATTTACACGACCGACTCCCTGCATGCCGCCATCGTGGAGATCATCGTCGAACCCCACGCCCGCGTGCGCTACACGACCGTGCAGAACTGGTCCAACAACGTTTACAACCTTGTCACCCAACGAGCCTATGTGCGCGAAGGCGGCAGCATGGAATGGGTGGATGGCAACATCGGTTCCAAGGCGACCATGAAGTACCCCGCCTGCATCCTGGCCGAACCGTACGCCAGGGGCGAGACCATGTCCCTCGGCTTCGCGGGGCAAGGCCAGTACCAGGACACCGGCGCCAAGATGATCCACTTGGCTCCGCACACCTCATCCACCATCGTCTCCAAGTCCATCTCGCGCAACCTGGGCCGTGCCGCATACCGTGGATTGGTCAAAATCGCCAAGGGGGCGGAGCACTCCTCCTCCTCAGTGGTCTGCGACGCCTTGCTCGTGGATGAGTACTCGCGCTCCGACACCTACCCACATGTGGATGTACGTGAGGACGACGTGACCATGTCCCACGAGGCTACGGTCTCCAAGATTTCCGAAGACCAGCTTTTCTACCTGATGAGCCGTGGCCTGAGCGAGGAGGAGGCCCGTGGCATGATCGTGCGTGGCTTCGTGGAGCCCATATCCCGTGAGCTGCCTATGGAATACGCCTTGGAGTTGAACAGGCTGGTGGAGCTGCAGATGGAAGGGTCGGTCGGCTGA
- the mltG gene encoding endolytic transglycosylase MltG, giving the protein MADDMSDFFASKAQWVGGGDPIPAPVPPPPPASRRQARQNRKRDRRRRKARLFVALAAVVVVVVCVVTGVNYIHHAPARIEPTKSVAADWPGPGNDPVEFSVESGQGADEIARNLVTAGVVKSPDAFLQALANAGSSSSIQPGTFQLRTHMKAADAAAILTDPKQAGGFLQVRAGDRSRDVIERAAQISGVSKSDFDQIIAAQGQGILPQEAAGSFEGWLEPGAYDVKKLKSAQEILKTMVDKRVAKLNALGVPQGADRERVLNIASITEAEVNKPEYYGKVARVIDNRLGTGMSLGMDSTVAYSKNVSALKLTNDMLNDTSDPYNTRVHPGLPPTPIGNAGDAAIQAAMNPEAGNWLYFVTVNMDTGETKFTDSSSEFDGFAREYKEWESHHNG; this is encoded by the coding sequence TTGGCTGACGACATGAGTGACTTCTTCGCAAGCAAGGCGCAATGGGTGGGCGGCGGCGACCCCATCCCTGCTCCTGTGCCACCGCCTCCCCCCGCCTCCCGCCGGCAGGCGCGACAGAACCGAAAGCGCGACAGGCGCAGACGCAAGGCCCGGCTGTTCGTGGCCCTAGCGGCCGTGGTCGTCGTCGTTGTCTGCGTCGTCACCGGAGTCAACTACATCCACCATGCCCCCGCGAGGATCGAACCGACCAAGAGCGTGGCGGCCGACTGGCCAGGGCCAGGGAACGACCCGGTGGAGTTCTCGGTCGAATCCGGCCAGGGCGCCGACGAAATCGCACGCAACCTGGTCACGGCTGGAGTGGTCAAATCGCCAGACGCCTTCCTGCAAGCCTTGGCTAACGCCGGATCGTCCTCGTCGATTCAACCTGGCACCTTCCAACTGAGGACCCACATGAAAGCGGCCGATGCCGCCGCGATCCTGACCGATCCCAAGCAGGCCGGCGGATTCCTCCAGGTACGCGCCGGCGACCGGTCCCGGGATGTGATTGAACGGGCCGCCCAAATCAGCGGGGTCAGCAAGTCCGACTTCGACCAGATCATCGCGGCTCAGGGCCAAGGCATCCTGCCCCAGGAGGCCGCAGGCAGCTTCGAGGGCTGGCTCGAGCCTGGGGCCTACGACGTGAAAAAGCTGAAATCCGCCCAAGAGATCCTCAAGACCATGGTCGACAAGCGCGTCGCGAAACTGAACGCCCTCGGGGTGCCTCAGGGGGCGGACAGGGAGCGGGTCCTCAACATAGCCTCGATCACCGAGGCCGAGGTCAACAAGCCTGAGTACTACGGCAAGGTGGCCCGCGTGATCGATAACCGCCTGGGCACCGGCATGAGCCTGGGCATGGACTCCACCGTGGCATACAGCAAGAACGTTTCGGCGCTTAAGCTGACCAACGACATGCTCAACGACACCTCCGACCCCTACAACACCCGCGTGCATCCGGGCCTGCCGCCCACGCCGATCGGCAACGCCGGTGACGCGGCCATCCAAGCGGCCATGAATCCTGAGGCGGGCAATTGGCTCTACTTCGTGACGGTCAACATGGACACGGGGGAGACCAAGTTCACCGATTCCTCCAGCGAATTCGATGGGTTCGCCAGGGAATACAAGGAGTGGGAGTCCCACCACAACGGCTGA
- the sufD gene encoding Fe-S cluster assembly protein SufD — protein MAQREATNIPQGPSGDPYAAPARMPSSADRSPRSFNPGDFAIPTRKQDDWRFTPVERLEEFFQPFHASGRTAVEVSAMDGGPLDQSQVTVNTVGMGQAPSGTVLKPSDRASAIEWACGSKATVVSLQGRISQPVLVKVTGGGQDLDAFHLVIQVADQAHADVVVEHEGDARLAEGVEIITGRDSQVSTTFIQEWAPTAKEVSDQRIHMGPGASLRHSVVTLGGDVVRIRMDQEFGGEGGDLNMLGIYFVDPGQHIEHRTMVVHNHPRCKSRVVYKGALDGPKAHSTWVGNALIQPTASGTDSYELNRNLVLTPGAVADSEPNLEIENGDIVGAGHASSVGRFEDEQLFYLQSRGVPEREARKLVVRGFFGELVEEIGIPSVSGHLMNVIDRRLSKGENEEMKHVLEGN, from the coding sequence ATGGCACAGCGTGAAGCAACGAACATCCCGCAAGGCCCAAGTGGGGACCCCTACGCGGCCCCAGCTAGGATGCCCTCCAGCGCCGATAGGTCCCCGCGCTCCTTCAACCCGGGCGATTTCGCCATCCCCACGCGCAAGCAGGATGACTGGCGGTTCACTCCGGTTGAGCGCCTGGAGGAGTTCTTCCAACCCTTCCATGCCTCGGGCCGCACCGCGGTTGAGGTCAGCGCGATGGACGGAGGCCCCCTGGACCAATCTCAGGTCACGGTCAACACAGTCGGCATGGGTCAGGCGCCTTCCGGGACCGTCCTCAAGCCCAGCGATCGGGCGTCGGCCATCGAATGGGCCTGCGGGTCCAAGGCGACCGTGGTCTCCCTCCAGGGGCGAATCAGCCAGCCTGTGCTGGTTAAGGTCACTGGCGGCGGTCAGGACTTGGACGCTTTCCATCTGGTCATCCAGGTCGCTGATCAGGCCCATGCCGACGTGGTCGTCGAGCACGAGGGCGACGCCCGCTTGGCTGAGGGGGTCGAGATCATCACGGGCCGCGATTCCCAGGTCTCCACCACCTTCATTCAGGAGTGGGCTCCGACGGCCAAGGAGGTCAGCGATCAGCGCATCCACATGGGTCCCGGCGCCAGCCTGCGCCACTCGGTCGTCACCCTAGGCGGCGACGTGGTCCGCATCCGCATGGACCAGGAGTTCGGCGGCGAGGGCGGCGATCTGAACATGCTGGGCATCTACTTCGTGGACCCCGGCCAGCACATCGAGCACCGGACCATGGTGGTCCACAACCACCCACGGTGCAAGTCCCGCGTGGTTTACAAGGGCGCTTTGGACGGCCCTAAAGCCCACTCCACCTGGGTGGGCAACGCCCTGATTCAGCCGACCGCTTCCGGCACCGACTCCTATGAGCTGAACCGGAATCTGGTTCTCACTCCCGGTGCGGTGGCTGATTCGGAGCCCAACTTGGAGATTGAGAACGGCGACATCGTCGGGGCAGGGCACGCCTCCTCGGTCGGCCGCTTCGAGGATGAGCAGCTCTTCTACCTCCAGTCGAGGGGCGTGCCCGAGCGGGAGGCCCGCAAGCTGGTGGTCCGCGGCTTCTTCGGGGAACTGGTCGAGGAGATAGGCATCCCATCCGTCTCCGGACATCTGATGAACGTCATCGACCGGCGGCTGTCCAAGGGGGAGAACGAAGAGATGAAGCACGTTTTGGAGGGTAACTGA
- a CDS encoding excinuclease ABC subunit UvrA, whose translation MVRAEKAMSGAGRGPQPPQAIEVEGARVHNLRKVNVRVPLNRLVGIAGVSGSGKSSLALGVLYAEGSRRYLDALSTYTRRRMTQAEKPRVDSVRFLPPALALRQRPGAGGMRSTFGTSTELLNVLRLMFSRLASHRCPNGHYVEPTMKVAAEIPILCPVCKARVTPPSAEELAFNSLGACPTCQGTGTIHEVDDAALVPDPNLSIDHGAVVPWRTFGFNVQPDIVREFGVRTDVPFKELKDWEKRIVFEGPEEKKHITITSVKGVHELDFTFRNARLTVTKELERAGDDKRMAKVAKFLKERTCPDCQGSRLDPLARAPRIQGRGLAEVTAWSLGDVLAWASDVPKSLPADMRTMASDLVDTLESMGRRLMQLGLGYLTLDRPSASLSTGERQRAQLSRAVRNETTGVLYVLDEPSTGLHPANIEGLIGVMRDLVAAGNSVVFVDHDVRVLKAADYFIEMGPGAGRLGGRVIAQGSPERIAANPESRIAGFLTGREPVLVRERQPLPAAKARADKERGNTGQTDWIRMRTKPIHTVHAMDVAIPRGRMTAVTGVSGSGKTTMVLESLLPALQAQEEGGRLPRHVETVEAAGIERVRLVDSSPIGINVRSTVATYTSVMDMLRRAFADTSEAKRRGLKLSAFSYNTGSLRCPQCDGTGQISLDVQFLPDVTITCPVCGGSRYKPQTQEIRLTTPAHPEPMSLPQLLDMDVTQALQAFDRAPAGLYQRIRKALGTLDDLGLGYLKLGEDTPSLSGGEAQRLKLSNELGKRQTTSLFVLDEPTTGLHPLDVRTLIGVLQRLVDGGATVVFIEHDLDMIANADYVIDMGPGGGQEGGSIVAAGTPSQLARDPKSVTGAYLAEHLGVS comes from the coding sequence ATGGTACGAGCGGAAAAGGCCATGAGCGGGGCGGGGAGGGGTCCACAACCGCCGCAGGCGATTGAGGTGGAGGGGGCCAGGGTCCACAACCTGCGCAAGGTCAATGTACGGGTGCCCCTGAACCGTCTGGTCGGCATCGCTGGCGTCTCCGGCTCCGGCAAGTCCTCCCTGGCGCTTGGTGTGCTCTACGCCGAGGGGTCGCGGCGGTACCTGGACGCTCTCTCGACCTATACCAGGCGGCGGATGACCCAGGCGGAGAAGCCCAGGGTGGACTCGGTGCGTTTCCTGCCGCCCGCGCTGGCCCTGAGGCAGCGGCCTGGGGCAGGGGGGATGCGTTCGACCTTCGGGACCTCCACCGAGCTGCTGAACGTCCTGAGGCTCATGTTCTCCCGCTTGGCCTCCCATCGTTGCCCCAACGGGCACTACGTGGAGCCGACCATGAAGGTGGCCGCCGAGATCCCGATCCTCTGCCCGGTGTGCAAAGCCCGGGTCACGCCCCCGTCGGCCGAGGAACTGGCCTTCAACTCCCTGGGCGCCTGCCCTACCTGCCAGGGGACTGGCACGATTCACGAAGTGGACGATGCCGCTTTGGTGCCGGACCCGAACTTGAGCATTGACCATGGTGCCGTCGTGCCCTGGCGGACGTTCGGCTTCAATGTGCAGCCCGATATTGTCCGCGAGTTCGGCGTGCGCACCGACGTGCCTTTCAAGGAGTTGAAGGACTGGGAGAAGAGGATAGTCTTCGAGGGCCCGGAAGAGAAGAAGCACATCACAATCACCTCGGTCAAGGGGGTGCACGAGCTGGACTTCACCTTCCGCAACGCCCGCCTGACCGTCACCAAGGAGCTGGAGCGGGCCGGTGACGACAAGCGCATGGCCAAGGTCGCCAAGTTCCTGAAAGAGCGTACCTGTCCTGACTGCCAGGGCAGTCGTTTGGATCCGTTGGCCCGCGCCCCGCGCATTCAGGGACGGGGGCTGGCCGAGGTCACCGCCTGGTCGCTAGGAGACGTGCTGGCCTGGGCGTCCGACGTGCCGAAGAGCCTGCCCGCGGACATGCGCACTATGGCCAGCGACTTGGTCGACACGCTGGAAAGCATGGGGCGTCGGCTGATGCAACTGGGTCTGGGCTATTTGACCTTGGACCGTCCCTCCGCGTCCCTGTCCACGGGCGAGCGGCAACGGGCCCAGCTTTCCAGGGCCGTGCGTAATGAGACCACGGGTGTGCTCTACGTGCTGGATGAACCCTCAACTGGTCTGCACCCAGCGAACATCGAAGGACTGATCGGCGTGATGCGCGACCTGGTCGCGGCTGGTAACTCAGTGGTTTTCGTGGACCATGACGTGCGCGTGCTCAAGGCGGCCGACTACTTCATCGAGATGGGCCCAGGGGCCGGCCGTCTGGGCGGCCGGGTCATCGCCCAAGGCTCGCCGGAAAGGATCGCGGCCAATCCTGAATCGCGCATAGCAGGCTTCCTGACCGGCCGTGAACCGGTCCTGGTCCGGGAGCGTCAGCCTTTGCCGGCCGCGAAGGCGAGGGCTGACAAGGAAAGAGGGAATACGGGGCAAACGGACTGGATTCGTATGCGAACCAAGCCGATTCACACCGTTCATGCCATGGATGTGGCTATTCCCCGTGGGCGGATGACGGCGGTGACAGGGGTTTCCGGCTCAGGCAAGACGACGATGGTCCTCGAATCGCTCTTGCCGGCCCTGCAGGCGCAGGAGGAGGGCGGGAGGCTGCCTAGACACGTGGAAACGGTGGAAGCGGCTGGCATAGAGCGGGTTAGGCTGGTTGATTCCTCGCCAATAGGGATCAACGTGCGCTCCACCGTAGCCACTTACACTTCCGTCATGGACATGCTGCGCCGAGCTTTCGCCGATACGAGCGAGGCCAAGCGCCGAGGGCTCAAGCTCTCCGCATTCTCATACAACACTGGCTCCTTGCGCTGCCCCCAGTGCGATGGGACTGGCCAAATCAGCCTGGACGTGCAGTTCCTGCCCGATGTGACGATCACCTGCCCTGTGTGCGGCGGGTCACGCTATAAGCCTCAGACCCAGGAGATCAGGTTGACCACCCCGGCCCACCCGGAACCGATGAGCCTGCCCCAGTTGCTGGACATGGACGTCACCCAAGCTTTGCAAGCCTTCGACCGGGCGCCCGCAGGCCTTTACCAGCGCATCCGCAAGGCCTTGGGCACCCTGGACGACCTAGGCTTGGGCTACCTGAAGCTGGGGGAGGACACGCCCTCGCTATCGGGAGGCGAGGCCCAACGCCTGAAGCTCTCCAATGAACTCGGCAAGCGGCAGACCACCTCTTTGTTCGTCCTGGACGAGCCCACGACAGGCTTGCACCCCCTGGACGTACGCACCCTGATCGGCGTCCTGCAGCGGCTGGTGGATGGGGGAGCCACGGTCGTCTTCATCGAGCATGACCTGGACATGATCGCCAACGCCGACTATGTGATCGACATGGGCCCTGGCGGCGGGCAGGAGGGCGGATCGATCGTGGCGGCCGGGACCCCCAGCCAACTGGCCCGCGACCCCAAGAGCGTCACCGGCGCCTACCTGGCTGAGCATCTGGGCGTGTCCTGA
- a CDS encoding bifunctional shikimate kinase/3-dehydroquinate synthase: MSVEGAGPKAVIIGMPGSGKTQVGRLAATITDLPFKDSDHEVERRAGRSIANIIEQDGEPRFRRVERQVVCRLLKSFDGGLLALSGGSPMTTDIYEELMDYRGRGGCIIYLDADPQEASARVARNSRRSLLARDPHERWKQLHHERAPIYESLATTTLPSHGSTPEAMAQSLAEALYERVVHISGAHPYDVRIGPGVSSRLRFLLGSQAVRVALIHTRSVQRHADHARALLRQAGYRVSEITIPDAEAGKTLQVADKTWDRLAQDGFTRSDAVVGVGGGAVADLAGFVAASWMQGIAYVNCPTSLLAMVDASAGGKSAINTAHGKNLIGAFRAPEGVLADLKTLKTLPREAFVEGLGETAKCGFIMDRSILSLLDDHADQLRAFTGEEPASWIEAVPAELIERSATVKARYVSVDMDETGPREFLSYGHTLGHAIEQVEHYTWRHGQAVAVGMVFAAELSRILGRCDQELVDLHRELLGRLGLKTAWSGGPWEKVLDAMRRDKKARGDRLRFVILEGVGRPVHLDDPPEQALREAFERIQE; this comes from the coding sequence GTGAGCGTGGAGGGCGCCGGCCCCAAAGCCGTGATCATCGGAATGCCGGGCTCAGGTAAGACGCAAGTTGGACGGCTGGCAGCCACTATCACCGACTTGCCCTTCAAGGACTCGGACCATGAAGTCGAGCGCCGGGCGGGTCGCTCGATCGCCAACATCATCGAGCAGGACGGGGAGCCGCGCTTCCGCCGCGTCGAACGGCAGGTGGTCTGCCGACTGCTCAAGAGCTTCGACGGTGGTCTGTTGGCCTTGAGCGGAGGTTCGCCGATGACGACGGACATCTACGAGGAACTGATGGATTACCGTGGCCGCGGCGGTTGCATCATCTACCTGGACGCCGACCCTCAAGAGGCCAGCGCCCGTGTGGCGCGCAACTCCAGGCGCTCCCTCCTGGCGCGAGACCCGCATGAGCGTTGGAAGCAGCTCCACCATGAGCGTGCCCCTATATACGAGAGCTTGGCCACAACCACCTTACCATCCCACGGCAGCACTCCCGAGGCCATGGCCCAGTCCCTGGCCGAAGCCCTGTACGAGCGGGTGGTCCACATCTCCGGAGCCCACCCCTACGATGTGCGTATAGGGCCGGGCGTCAGCTCCCGTCTGCGTTTCCTGCTGGGGTCACAGGCGGTTCGGGTGGCGCTCATTCACACCCGTTCGGTCCAGCGGCACGCCGACCATGCCCGCGCCCTCCTGCGTCAGGCGGGCTACCGGGTCAGCGAGATTACAATCCCGGACGCGGAGGCCGGCAAGACCTTGCAGGTCGCGGACAAGACCTGGGATCGCTTGGCCCAGGATGGCTTCACCCGTTCCGACGCGGTCGTCGGCGTGGGCGGGGGAGCAGTGGCTGATCTGGCTGGGTTCGTCGCCGCCTCTTGGATGCAGGGCATCGCCTACGTCAACTGCCCCACTTCACTGCTGGCTATGGTGGATGCCTCGGCTGGCGGCAAAAGCGCGATAAACACGGCTCATGGCAAGAACCTCATCGGCGCCTTCCGCGCGCCCGAGGGCGTCTTGGCTGATTTGAAGACCCTGAAGACCCTGCCCCGCGAAGCCTTTGTTGAAGGATTGGGCGAGACGGCCAAGTGCGGGTTCATCATGGATCGCTCGATCCTGAGCCTGCTGGATGACCATGCCGACCAGTTGCGGGCATTCACCGGCGAGGAGCCCGCTTCATGGATTGAAGCGGTGCCTGCTGAGCTGATAGAACGCTCGGCGACGGTCAAAGCCAGATATGTCTCGGTGGATATGGACGAGACGGGTCCGCGCGAATTCCTCAGTTACGGGCACACATTGGGCCATGCGATCGAACAGGTGGAGCATTACACCTGGCGGCACGGGCAGGCCGTGGCCGTGGGCATGGTCTTCGCCGCTGAGCTCTCGCGCATCTTGGGCCGCTGCGACCAGGAACTGGTGGACCTCCACCGTGAGCTCTTGGGTCGTCTGGGGCTCAAGACCGCATGGTCGGGAGGCCCCTGGGAGAAGGTCTTGGACGCTATGCGCCGTGATAAGAAGGCCCGGGGGGATCGGCTGCGGTTCGTCATCCTGGAGGGGGTGGGCCGCCCGGTCCACCTGGATGATCCGCCCGAGCAGGCCTTGCGGGAGGCTTTCGAACGGATACAAGAGTAG
- a CDS encoding prepilin peptidase, which produces MVYLVPLPGLIVACALAVEDVRSRRVPRLGVLAGVLIQLLALIVYCAIGSKELWPVILAISVGLASTLLQTAMALAKPGSLGLGDVTATALSGLALGVLGWRTALLWWLVMGLIGLTALAFHTRWQAGRTSRGETDRGRGLPFVAVIAAAALLADLLSWFWAL; this is translated from the coding sequence ATGGTCTACCTTGTTCCATTGCCCGGTCTGATAGTGGCCTGCGCCCTCGCTGTCGAGGATGTGCGCTCCAGGCGGGTGCCGCGCCTGGGCGTCCTGGCAGGTGTCCTCATCCAACTGCTCGCCTTGATCGTCTACTGCGCGATTGGGAGCAAGGAGCTATGGCCGGTGATCCTGGCCATTTCCGTGGGCCTGGCTTCGACCTTGCTACAGACCGCGATGGCCTTGGCCAAGCCCGGCTCCCTAGGCTTGGGTGACGTGACCGCCACTGCTTTGAGCGGCCTGGCTTTGGGTGTCTTGGGCTGGCGGACGGCCCTGCTCTGGTGGCTGGTGATGGGACTGATCGGGCTGACCGCCCTGGCCTTCCACACCCGCTGGCAGGCCGGAAGGACCAGCCGAGGCGAAACTGACCGTGGGCGGGGCCTGCCGTTCGTGGCCGTCATCGCGGCAGCGGCGCTCCTGGCCGACCTGCTGTCCTGGTTCTGGGCTCTCTAG
- the ruvX gene encoding Holliday junction resolvase RuvX, which produces MSRKRWMGVDLGEARVGLALSDPELTLAHPAGNIEVAGDYFQALDEVIAQVEEAQATRLIIGYPLLLSGQEGRSAKKAKRWVHALQGRMDEYASSGQLAVEPPELVLRDERLTTVSAHRQLSQAGLDGRLHRPKVDQQSAVVLLQAALDEHAEATRSDIG; this is translated from the coding sequence ATGAGCCGGAAGCGATGGATGGGCGTGGACTTGGGCGAGGCGCGAGTTGGCCTGGCCCTGTCCGACCCCGAGCTCACACTGGCCCACCCCGCGGGCAATATCGAAGTGGCTGGCGACTACTTCCAGGCCCTGGATGAAGTGATAGCTCAGGTGGAGGAGGCGCAAGCCACCCGCCTGATTATCGGTTACCCCCTGCTCCTGAGCGGGCAGGAGGGCCGGTCGGCTAAAAAAGCCAAGCGTTGGGTCCATGCCCTACAAGGGCGGATGGATGAGTACGCCAGCAGTGGGCAGCTAGCGGTAGAACCGCCTGAGCTGGTCCTGCGCGATGAGCGCCTGACCACGGTCAGCGCTCACAGGCAGTTGTCCCAAGCCGGTTTGGATGGACGACTGCACCGCCCCAAGGTGGATCAGCAATCCGCGGTCGTATTGCTGCAAGCCGCCCTGGATGAGCACGCGGAAGCGACAAGGAGCGATATTGGCTGA
- a CDS encoding CTP synthase: MVRQHGNSQEHVTKHIFVTGGVVSSLGKGLTASSLGRLLRSRGIRVLQQKLDPYINVDPGTMNPFQHGEVYVTEDGAETDLDIGHYERFLDVFLSQKANVTTGQIYQSVLRKERAGEYLGQCVQVIPHITNEIKSRMRAQASDDVDVIITEIGGTVGDIESQPFMEAAREVRRDIGPDNCMFVHVSLVPYIAAAHELKTKPTQHSVMALRQLGIAPDALVLRSDRPLNQSIKDKISLMCDVDEEGVVNCVDAPSIYDVPKILHDEGLDAYVVRELGLPFHDVDWAEWDDLLERVHHPSSEVNVAIVGKYIDLPDAYLSVSEALKAGGFANRSKVNVKWVAADDCETLAGAQKALDGVDGIVIPGGFGIRGIEGKIGALRYARENKLPALGLCLGLQSMVIEYARHVLGMEDANSSEFESDCANPVIATMEEQKSIVEGHGDLGHTMRLGAYPAVLDPDSLVAGLYGATEVSERHRHRYEVNVAYKERLNQAGLHICGTSPDGELTEFVELDPSVHPFYVGTQAHPEFKSRPTKPHPLFAGLVKASLDHQAARN; the protein is encoded by the coding sequence ATGGTCAGACAACATGGAAATTCTCAAGAGCACGTCACCAAGCACATTTTCGTCACCGGCGGTGTCGTGTCCTCACTCGGCAAAGGACTCACCGCTTCCTCCCTTGGCAGGCTCCTGCGCAGCCGCGGCATCCGCGTTCTTCAGCAGAAGCTCGACCCTTACATCAACGTGGACCCAGGCACGATGAACCCCTTCCAGCACGGCGAGGTTTACGTGACCGAGGACGGCGCTGAGACCGACCTGGACATCGGCCATTACGAGCGCTTCCTTGATGTTTTCCTGAGCCAAAAGGCCAACGTCACCACCGGGCAGATCTACCAGTCGGTCCTGCGCAAGGAACGGGCCGGCGAGTACCTGGGCCAGTGCGTGCAGGTGATTCCTCACATCACCAACGAGATCAAGAGCCGGATGCGGGCCCAGGCAAGCGATGACGTGGACGTCATCATCACCGAGATCGGCGGCACGGTCGGCGACATTGAGTCCCAGCCCTTCATGGAGGCCGCCCGCGAGGTTCGCCGCGACATTGGCCCTGACAACTGCATGTTCGTGCACGTCTCCCTGGTGCCCTACATCGCCGCGGCCCATGAGCTCAAGACGAAGCCCACCCAGCACTCGGTCATGGCCTTGCGCCAGCTGGGCATCGCCCCTGACGCCCTGGTCCTGCGCTCCGACCGGCCGCTCAACCAGTCGATCAAGGACAAGATCTCCCTGATGTGCGACGTGGACGAGGAGGGCGTGGTCAACTGCGTGGACGCTCCCTCCATCTACGACGTACCCAAGATCCTGCATGACGAAGGGCTGGACGCCTACGTGGTGCGCGAGCTGGGCCTGCCCTTCCACGACGTGGACTGGGCCGAGTGGGATGACCTGTTGGAGCGGGTCCACCACCCCAGTTCCGAGGTGAACGTGGCGATCGTCGGTAAGTACATCGATCTGCCCGACGCCTACTTGTCCGTCTCCGAGGCCCTGAAGGCCGGCGGTTTCGCCAACCGTTCCAAGGTGAACGTCAAGTGGGTGGCGGCCGACGACTGCGAGACCCTGGCTGGGGCCCAGAAAGCCCTGGACGGCGTCGACGGGATCGTGATCCCCGGCGGCTTCGGCATCCGTGGCATCGAAGGCAAGATCGGCGCCCTGCGCTACGCCCGCGAGAACAAGCTTCCCGCACTGGGCCTGTGCCTGGGGCTGCAATCTATGGTGATTGAGTACGCCCGTCATGTGCTGGGCATGGAGGACGCGAATTCCTCCGAGTTCGAGTCCGACTGCGCCAACCCGGTCATTGCGACGATGGAGGAGCAGAAGTCAATCGTCGAGGGTCACGGCGACCTGGGCCACACCATGCGCTTGGGCGCTTACCCGGCCGTGCTGGACCCAGACTCCCTGGTCGCCGGGCTCTACGGGGCCACTGAGGTCAGTGAGCGTCACCGGCACCGCTATGAGGTGAATGTGGCTTACAAGGAGCGCCTGAACCAGGCGGGTCTGCATATCTGCGGCACCAGCCCCGACGGCGAGCTGACCGAGTTCGTTGAATTGGACCCCTCCGTCCACCCCTTCTACGTGGGCACCCAGGCCCATCCGGAGTTCAAGTCAAGGCCCACTAAGCCCCACCCCTTGTTCGCCGGGCTGGTGAAGGCCAGTCTCGACCACCAAGCCGCGCGCAACTGA